In a genomic window of Vigna angularis cultivar LongXiaoDou No.4 chromosome 6, ASM1680809v1, whole genome shotgun sequence:
- the LOC108341873 gene encoding ras-related protein RABA1f, with protein sequence MGAYRADEDYDYLFKIVLIGDSGVGKSNILSRFTKNEFCVLSKSTIGVEFATRSIRVDDKVLKAQIWDTAGQERYRSITSAYYRGAVGALLVYDVTRHATFENVERWFKELRDHTDNKIVVMVVGNKADLNHLRAVSAEDARTFAARERTFFMETSALDSTNVENAFTELLTQIYHVVSTKALEIGDDPAALPKGQTINVGSRYYYVSDEKQNGCCST encoded by the exons ATGGGGGCGTATAGAGCTGATGAGGATTACGATTACCTATTCAAGATTGTTCTGATTGGGGACTCTGGCGTTGGAAAATCCAACATTTTGTCGAGGTTCACCAAGAATGAATTCTGCGTTCTATCAAAGTCTACGATTGGGGTTGAGTTTGCAACCAGAAGCATTAGGGTGGATGATAAGGTTCTCAAAGCTCAGATTTGGGACACTGCTGGCCAGGAAAG GTACCGATCGATCACAAGTGCATATTATCGAGGAGCTGTTGGTGCACTGTTAGTATATGATGTTACCCGGCATGCTACATTTGAGAATGTGGAGAGATGGTTCAAGGAGCTCAGAGATCACACGGATAACAAAATTGTTGTTATGGTTGTTGGGAACAAAGCAGACTTGAACCATCTGCGAGCAGTTTCCGCCGAAGATGCTAGAACTTTTGCAGCACGGGAAAGAACTTTTTTCATGGAAACCTCTGCCCTCGACTCCACGAACGTTGAAAATGCCTTCACAGAACTGCTCACACAGATCTACCATGTTGTAAGCACGAAAGCCCTTGAAATCGGCGATGATCCAGCAGCATTACCAAAAGGACAGACCATAAATGTTGGGTCTCGTTATTATTATGTATCAGATGAGAAGCAGAATGGATGCTGTTCTACTTGA